The Naumovozyma dairenensis CBS 421 chromosome 1, complete genome genomic interval TTACCGTATTACTGAGACTTGATCGAATTCAAGTTTTATTTCTGACTCGTTGGAGTCTGGCCTGTAGAACCGTAACATCTACGCGCGTCTCAGTTTTTTCGTCACTTGCTCGCATCGCATTGTTTTTGCAATGGAAGCGTTTAGAAAACATAGGTAGCATTTATCTATTAGCATCGATCGATCTGTTTGAAACTAACGCAAGAAAGATTCGTCAAAGCCGTGTAAGGACGAACCAAAACCTGTTTAGAAAACCAGAGGAGAAGCCTCAATATTGGTTAAGATCATTATTCTTACATTTATTCCTGTTTGACATAGCCGGCTTTCACGAGTACACCTTAAGAACTTCGAAAAGCTTAGTCTTTGATCGCAATAAAAAGGACGTCTAACCGATTTGATACAAAGAAcgtataataaaatatatacgACTATATGCTAATATGAGAGTGAGGAAAAAAACTTTGGTGTTTGCCATAACATCATTCAttcttttctatatattttatggGAATGTATCCAACAAACGGGGGAACAATACAATCTTAGAAAAAGCTGGTTGGTTACAACCgaatttttatttccaaGGAGATGAAGTAGAACTGATCGTTAATAAAGTGGAATCTGATTTGACTCAGCTACCGTATGCATACTATGATTTGCCATTTACTTGTCCGCCCACTATGCATAAGAAACCTCTACATTTATCGTTAAATGAGATCATTCGTGGTGATCGTAAATGGCAAAGTGACTACATTTTAAAATTTGGTCAAGATGACACATGTCATATTTTATGTACCagaaaaacaacaaaggAAGGGTTGAAAAATGCAAAAAAATTGGTGGAAGATGGATATGTTGTTCAGTGgttaattgatgaagaattaccAGCTGCAACCACGTTTATCTCTACGATCGatcaaaagaaatattatgcATCAGGCTTCCCACTAGGCTTTGTTGACCCAGATACAGGGAAAGTTTATTTGAATACACATGTCATGTTAGTTATTAGATATAATACTGTTGATGTGAATAAGCATACAATAGTTGGTTTTGAAGTTTATCCTAAATCTGTATCTGATTTCCATTGTCCCGGTGCATCAAAAAACTATGAACCGTATGAGATAGTTATTcctgaaaatgatgatgatttaacATTTATCCCCTTTACTTATTCTGTATATTGGAGAGAAGAATACTTGGTTGATTGGGACCATAGATGggatttatatttaaatagTGGTGAATTATCGGAGAATAAGACGACGCAATTCCATTGGATTAGTCTTGCTAACTCCGCTGGTATTGTCTTTCTAATGTCATTCGTTGTAAGTGTCATACTATTAAGGAGTTTCAAGTCATCTAGAGATATATCTACTGATATCAATAAGAGTGAGGAACATCGTAACGGTTTAGTTTATGAGGTTGCTAGAAATTGGATAATAAATGAACGAACTCCTCTAGCTAATTTACTGATACTATTTGTTTCAA includes:
- the TMN3 gene encoding Tmn3p (similar to Saccharomyces cerevisiae YER113C; ancestral locus Anc_7.411), yielding MRVRKKTLVFAITSFILFYIFYGNVSNKRGNNTILEKAGWLQPNFYFQGDEVELIVNKVESDLTQLPYAYYDLPFTCPPTMHKKPLHLSLNEIIRGDRKWQSDYILKFGQDDTCHILCTRKTTKEGLKNAKKLVEDGYVVQWLIDEELPAATTFISTIDQKKYYASGFPLGFVDPDTGKVYLNTHVMLVIRYNTVDVNKHTIVGFEVYPKSVSDFHCPGASKNYEPYEIVIPENDDDLTFIPFTYSVYWREEYLVDWDHRWDLYLNSGELSENKTTQFHWISLANSAGIVFLMSFVVSVILLRSFKSSRDISTDINKSEEHRNGLVYEVARNWIINERTPLANLLILFVSMGVQFLFTVLGSLTISCSLNKLHDIGDSVLTMAVLCFVLGAFMSSYIGSVLLRLKNKATMKKQPIKKGFHLFFAILCGSFLPGIVMIVTLLLNSIVWAHDSTHALPFKTVVMFITVYFIVCIPLSILGGYMANSSKTKGSLTDPKFHTSRPELELFANKLKPKKHIFLFGARLKSIKIALPILLSGIFPFVIIYVELQYVYKSVWLEKTAFYYFYGFLFANILLLCIVVGEIAIIGTYTMLHMADRNNTDWRWISFFMGSSCAWYMELYSLYYVFFILNIRGFSSIFISVCYGALFNTLCGCAMGSIASLTSHFFVEKLYRYKFQDYAD